The Ictidomys tridecemlineatus isolate mIctTri1 chromosome 1, mIctTri1.hap1, whole genome shotgun sequence DNA window TAGGTCCTTTTGGtacattctttttaaatagatTCTCAGTCTGAGGTTTGTTTTCCAGAaaatcttggaaaagaaagcaaaaataataaaaaaaaattatttttaaatagcatacataagaaacagatatttttcctttatcaaaccattttttaaaggagaaattttgctttatttaaagtcaATATTTCAGAATTAACTGAAGTCCAATTTgaagttaaaatttttcatatgaaCAATTAATTTTGGAACATGGTTTCTAATCTTTGTAGACTGCTGTTTATTGAGTGTCTCCCAATAAATACTGTGCTGTCTTATTTAAATAGAAACACAGTCTTGCTAACATGGAAGGctaaaacacaacaacaacaaaaacccaataaaattaaaaattatataattataagatGTTCGGTTTCCATTTATGTGGGTGCATAAATTCATTGAGGCCAGTAAgcaattataatttttcattcttcaacTTTGGTAAAGCACTGCTCATTTGCATTTTGGAAGTCAAGTAGACACTGATACATACCTGGGGTGGTTTTGCTCTTTGGAGCTTGTTCTCTATAATCCctaaaaaagaaacacatcattatgatttttaaaagatttttttaaaggatttatttAAATCCTCATGAGGACAACATAATAAAATGGATGATAAAACTTATGCATGGGACTATCATATTCAATTATCCCACAACAATCAATAAAAGAACCCAGGTTTTAGGTACATCAAAGGTTTGCAAGATTCCAACATAAATACAGATACATAAGGGATTTTTATGCTCTCTATCCTTATAGGCCCTTCAGTTTATAACTGAAAAATGTTCTAGTCTGGTTATCTTGCCTCTACTCTTGGGGCTATTTAAAGAATTCCAAGTCTTATTAcagggagaaataaaacaaatataaaaaaaattaagatttatatTTTGTGGGAAGAGATAGTGATATGTTAttttcaaacaagaaaaaaatatacatttttgaggCAGGACTGGGGTGtaagtaaatattaattattttcaagGGTCCAAAAGTGGTTGTGTGTCTGTTCAATATTCTtacttctttgtaaaatttttatatcacattttcctaATCTATTAAAGAATGATCTCTAAcctataaatatacaaaaatagttTACTGAAGATAATAGTTACTGAACAAAGTAGCTATTATTGAAGCTAACTGAACTTTAAAATGTGAAGATATACTCTATCAGGTTAGAAAGATaaatgaatttattgatttttaacagAACAGTTGTGAAAAGCAGGGATGAAGAAGACGCAGGGATGAAGAAGACGTCATCAAACAGAAAGTAGCTGGGGGCAACTGGTAGGGCAAGTGTTTCCCAACAGCACTACACAGTAAAATTAGTTTACAACGGCAGTCCTAGGCCTTCAAGAAAATCCAccaagccaggtgaggtggcacatgcatgtaatcccagggacttgggaggctgaaacaagaagattgcaagtttgagcacagcctcagcaacttagcaatgcccttagcaactttttttttctttctttcttttttttgagagagagagagagagagaatttctttaatatttattctttagttatcggcagacacaacatctttgttttgtatgtggtgctgaggttcgaacccgggccgcacacatgccagggaaacgcactaccgcttgagccacatccccagcccgcccttagcaacttattgagaccctgcctctaaataaaaaatgaaaagagttaaggatatggctcagtggtaaagtacccctgagttaaatctccagtaccaaaacaaaacaaaacaaaacaaaacaaaacagcaacaaacaaccctcaccaaaaaaaccccacaaacaaCAAACCCCCCACCATATTCTTTTCAGAAAGTTCTatttaaatagagagagagatgtgcaacattttcaaaagtttttcatGAAAGACTAAGTTCAAGTTTCAAAATCTTGATAACTGAATGAATTAGGTAGGCATATTATTTGGCTACAATGAGTTAGGTAGGCATATTATTTGGCtataatatctcatttaattttaatgatgaaACTGGACAAATGTGGCATTGCCATGAGTATATCTATTTGTTACCCTATTATAAAAGCGAATCAAGTCTAAAAACAGGATGGATTGAACAAACTAAAATTATTCATGGGAGATGGTCTCTTCCCTCACTGTTATTtgatattcattattattttttaaggtaaGGATTAGAATCCAGAAGATGGTGAAATAAAGGAAGATGTATCCCATGTTATGGCATGGCAGTAGATGTACAGCCTCTCAGCAAGGTCGCTGAAAGTGGGATTTCACTAAATTTTAATATTGTACACTCAAAGCCATTTAAAGGACTTAGAAATTTGGGtacaataaataaagaagaaagagttCATCAAAGATAACCAGCAAGCGCTAGTGCAATTTCCCAAGACTAGCAGGGGGGAATCAAAGTCTTGGTACAGAGAAACCTGAGATAAAAAATGTTGCCTAGTCTTAactgatccagaggctgcactgCACATTGATACTCGAAAAGCACGTTATGTATCTTAACTGGACACAGAGAGATGAGGCAGAAGCCATCTGGGGTAAGTGTAGGGCTGCCGTGACTACTGGACCAGGGAgatcaggaaaaaacaaaaaactgcagCCAGAATATCCTGGGAGGTGCCTATGGAGGGGCCTAGGCTGGGTGTAATAGAATATGAAACAGGCACAGAGTAGACTATATCTCGGGGGGATTCCATATGGAAGGGCAAATGGGAATCCAACTTGCTTTTCCTTTGTGTTGCTGAAGCAGGCTGATGCATTTGAGAGGGgtgatggggtggggtggagggtcCTATGGGCGGTGATGAATACACTCAGGGTCTAAGCCCAGGAAGACCAGGCTCCTGGGAAGCAGTGAGTGAAGCATTGGCCCTCTGCCCCACGAGTGGATTTCTTGGGAGGCTTCTGAGAACCGGACCCAAAGAAGAGATCAGCTACTATCTAGCCCTAGGAGTGGGTTGATTCAGCCTCTCTAAAGCAGGGACCACCCAACAAAGCTCCTGAGGCCTGATTAGACCTCAGCCCCACCTGCTGGAACTCTTCTCACAGAATGCTGCAGAAGCAGAACCCTGGGAGTGCACCACTGTGAACTGGTCCAAATGGATAAAACTCCAAGTGTTAATACTTCCTAATCCATCCCACCTTAAACTGGTGAGAAGGGAAACTGAGTCTTGTATCAAACAGCGTCAATCTTTGTCCATTCCAACTAGCAGCACCTCAAAGAGCAATGCAAAAACAGGAAGGGATTAAAATCCCCTAACCCTTGCTCTATCAGTACATAACTCAAGAAGAATTAGACTGGTGGATGTATGCAGTGACCACCCAGTCTGGTCAACTATTTTGTCCACCTCAGTTAAGAAGGttccttcattttaaaacataaataaaaaattttatattatttttaaaattctttctgtgtatgtgtgagtatatatgtgtgtggaaTTCTGGCTGTGCTGACTGCATAAGgaatatataaacatacacttatttctttttctctcatttttaattgtaattatttttcctaGCATTATATTTTGAGGGTTTGGGTTTATTggattgtatatttttatttggttttgtattgtttgcatttgtttatttctctttcttctcctgttaACTGCCAAAttcttttgttctctctttccCAATACACTGCTGCCTctatttttcccttccttccgTATAAACGTCAGTTCCTACATGTCTTCTGAATTCTCTGTTCACTTTTGAAAATGTAGTCTTTACTAACTTCCTGACACATTTCCTTTTCCCCTAAATAACTATATTTCTGCCATCTTTCAGAACTAATTGGTCTATTTAATTCCTGTGCCTATCATTAATGGTCATATAATCATTACTACTGTGAATGATATAGTTGATACCTGCTATTTGCTGTAAAGCCAGTTCTAGTTCATGGTTGTTACCATTATTCTTTAATGGTGGCAAATTTAACAATGTATTGTTTGTTGTTTGCAATGACTGGTACTACTGTTTATTTTGCCCTGCTCTGTGAGGTGTTGGGAACCTAATGGGACATTTAAAGTTCAAAGGTATAAAGACTGCTGTTGAACTAAACATTCTCTCACATTACCCCAATTCAAGTGAGGAGACAAAAAGCCTCAAACCAACAACAAAGACCCAAGGAGGAACAATCAGAGAGGAAACTCAGGTCCCAGCATTTGGCATCTATGCATACATCAAAAACACAGATAAAtctcagaacaaataaaataattacacacTGAAGAACATGCCCAAAGGAAGAGGTAAAGAAATTGCCTCAGTCAATGCACCAGTCCAAGACTTCTGAAAACCTAAGAAAACAGGGAAACAAATCTTCCCCCAAATTTCATAATGCCTCAACAAAGGATCCCACTGATAATGAGGCAGACAAAGCCTACAGGTAGATTATAAAAAACTGATTATTGAAATGTTCAACaaataaaagaagatctaagaaaGGAATTAGGAGAACAATTACAGAATATGAaagaccattttaaaaaagaaacagaaacagtaaaaagaaaccaagcagaacttctagaaatgaaagtaaaaatttgaTTGAAGGCATCActaacagatgagaaaacagaactTCAGCCCTTCTGAAGACAGAACTTCAAGACAGGGTATATGGTCTTGAgtaaaataaaggggaaaaagttATAGAACATGACTAGAATATACAAGAAATTTGGGACAATTTTAAAAGACCAAACCTGAGACTCACTGGGATAGAAAAGAATATGGAGACACAAACTGAAGGCacaaagaacattttcaatgagATAGTTACAGAAAACCTTTCCCATATCAGAAATGAGATAAACATCCACATAAAGGAGGCTTACAGGACTCCAAATAAGAAGCTTACCAAGATATAccataatcaaaatgcctaatacagaaaataaggaaagaatattaaaagctgcaagagagaaacACCAGGccacatttagaggcaaaccaatAAGCCTCACTTTCAATTTCATAGCTCAGATGCTAAAATCAAGGAGGGCATGGAATGAGATATTCCAAACCCTAAAAGGAAACAACTGCCAGCAAAGTTACTATACCAAGCAAAGCTCAGTTTCAAattaaaagggggaaataaaaactttccatgacaagaataaactaaaagaattcatgagtaCCAATCCAACTACAAAGAATACTTAGACAAACTGCAAAAAAGGACCTGAAAATCAATTTCCAAAGCTCCAAAACACAGAAAGTTCAATAGACAAATAATCCACTAAATGAGAATTAAAACAggataaaatatagcaaaaaaccaaccaaccaaacaaacaaaaaaacaaaatggaagaaaatcacaAACACAAATCTACACTAATGCTGAAAGTTCATGATTTCAACTCTCCAAATAAAAGACACAGGTAGGAGAATGGATCAGAAAACAAGATCTAACAATAACAATATGCTGTCTATAAGAGACTCAtcttataggcaaagacatccacaggctgaaggtactAGGATGGCAACATATATTTCGTACATAAGGACCAAGAAAATAAGCAGGAACAGCTAGTCTCATAGGTGACAAAGTAGATTTCAGGCAAATATTAATTAGAAGAGACAAGAAGGCTACTATATCCTAGTCCTAATCAAGGGAATAACCAACAAGAAGATAATAGTACACATTTATGTCCCAAATGTCAACATACTCAATTACATGTCATTAAATCTACAAAGACCCCAATacaatactgggtgatttcaacacacccaTCACCAACAGACAggtcattaaaacataaaaatcaatacagATATCTCCAACCTAAAcaatataaatcaaatggacctaatgAACCGCTACATAATATTCTACCCCCAAACAGCTGAATTCACCTTCTCAGCTGTACATGAAACTTTCTCCAAAATAGGTCACATCCTAgaccacaaagcaaatcttagcaaaacAACAACATTAATCCCACgtatcctatcagatcataatgaaatgaagcaagagatcaacagcaagaaaaataatagaaaccactTGGACACATGGAGATCAAACAACACTCATTTAAATGAAGACTAGATCAAAGAAGAAAGGAGACTAGAAATCAAAAATTCTCAGAAATGAATAAGTACATacatacaatgtatcaaaatctctgggacagtagtGAAAGCAGCTCTAGGAGGAAAATTGATGGCACTGAgtgcttacattaaaaaaattaaatcccaaATAAGTAATTTTATGGTCCACTTCAAGtccttagaaaaggaagaacaaagtaaTTTCCAAACCAGgaaaaggcaggaaataattaaaaccagagtaAAAATCAAATGAGTTGGTtccttaaaaatatgaacaagaTTGAGAAACTCTtaaccaaactaaccaaaagaaagagtgagaagaagcaaatcaacaaaatcagagatgaaaacagACTGTTTATCACCATAGACCCCTCTGAAATCCAAAGGATTATAaaaacctattttgaaaatttatactacaataaactggaaaatctggaaAGCACTGATCAATTTCAagacacatatgacctgcccaaattgaatcagaagatacagaaaatctaaacagaccaatattaaataataaaattcaaagagaaattaaaagccttccaaaaaagcaaagcccaggacctgatggattcTCAGCTCAGTTCTACCAAACCTTTACAGAAGACCTAACAcaagtctttctcaaattattccatgaaaatgGGAGAGAACACTCCCAAATACATTATAATGAAGCCAttataaccctgataccaaaactataCAAGATGCAACAGGAAAGAATATTACAGATCaatgatgaacatagatgcaaaatacttaataaaatattagcaaactgcattcaaaaacacatcaaaaagataatacatcatgatcaagttgttttcattccagggatgcaaggttggttcaatatatgcaaattaataaatgtaattcatcacttaAACAAATTatggacaaaaatcacatgatcatctcaatagaggcAGAAAGAGGCCTCTGAATGGTCAAAgaggtcatactaccaaaagcaatacacaGATTCACTGCAATCCCCATAATATTCTTCATGGGATTAGAACAAACAATTCTTAATTGGAAGAGTAAGAGAATCAGAGTAGCCTAAGCAATAATAagcaaaaaagtgaagcaggaggcattacagTACCTGATGTGAAATTATACTACATAGCTATTGTAACAAAAATCAGCATTGTaatggcatcaaaatagacatgaagaacaatggaatagaatagaagacaaagagacaaatacACATACTTTtagccatcttttaaaaaatggtgctgggaaaacaggatagatgtatgtataaaaatgaaaacagaccTCCCTCCCAACAAAACTCAAACTGAAATGGATGAAAAACTTAGGAATTCCATCAGAAACTtcacaactgctagaagaaaacatagagtgATCAACACTTCATCATGTAGGTGCTGGTACTAACTTCCTTAAGATCtccaaagtgcaagaaataaaaccaagaatcactaAGTGGGATGCCttcaaattaaaacatatttgtacagcaaaggaaatgattaaaagaGCATGAGCGTGaaaaaagagcctacagaatgggggaaaaaatcttggccagctaccACTTCCATAGGGgactaataaccagaatatacagaACTCAGAAAAGTTAatgccaaaaaaccaaataactcaaccaataaatggacaaagaattgaacagaaacttctcaaaagaagaaacacaaatggacaacaaaataaatgaaaaaatgtttaacatctacAGCAATCAggagaatgaaaatcaaaactaataaaatttcATCTTATTGCAGTTCAGAATGTCAATGATCAAGAATAATAATAAGTGCTAGTGAGGTTGCgggaaaaagaaacatttgtacATAGTTGGTGCAGATTAGcctaaccactctggaaagcagtatagagattcctcaaaaaactaggaacagAATTACCATAAGACGCAACTATCGCACTTGGTATATTCCTAAAAGATCTAAAGTCAGCATATTACAGCtatacagccacctcaatgtttacagatgcacaatagctaaattatggaatcaaacCAAATGCccattaatagatgaatgaagaaagaaattgggatatatgtgtacacaaacacacacacacacacactatggagTTATACTTAGccatcaaaaagaatgaaattacaggggctggggttgtggctcagaagtagagtgcttgcctagcatgcatgaggcactgggctcaatcctcagcaccacataaaaataaaataatttattggtgCACTAatctgtgtccacctataactaaaaaataaatattaaaaaaagaatgaaattacagtatttgctggtaaatggatagaagcagaaaatatcatgccaagtgaaataagccaaactcagaaactcaactgaatgttttctctcacataagGAAGTTAGAGCAaaacaaagaggaggaggaaggaaggataggCTAATACAAAGAACTAATCAAATACACTAATggatgagtgaaaggaagtcaagtagaggaaggaaaatgggagagggaaggagggacaggaCAGAAAAGGGCGGtggctgggtgtgtgtgtgtgtgtgtgtgtgtgtgtgtgtgcatggcggtggctgggtgtgtgtgtgtgtgtgcatgtgtgtgccatAAACTGATatcaatttccatgcatgtgtgagtttgtcaggatgaacccaactacaatgtataactataaagttctaattaaaaaaataaaaaataagtactaataattatttcagaataaaaaaataaccttACCTTCTAGAGCTTTTAGATTCAGACAAAGAATGGAAAAACACTGATTCTAACTTCCTGGCTTCTGTACTTGGCttgtttttgtcatttcttaCATTCAAATGGGTTTCATGAGTCTCTTCCTTGGGTAAAAACTGGAGGGGTTTTTGTTCCTTAGCTGAAGAATGGCAACTACTTTCTTTCCTTCGTGTCCGCCTGGCTTTCCCAATGAAAAAGTCATCACCGCTATCACTATCCTCGGACATGGAAGACTGTTTGTAGAACCTTTCTTCTGTGCTGTCATCAAAATATACCTTTTCCTCTTCATGTAATTCTTCTTCGATATCACTGTTACCATCAACTGAGCTATCAGGCaccttcattatttttgtttgatttaatgttttcatttttgtttcagcaGGTGTGTGCTCAGGTTGACAAAGGACTACAGAATCCTCTCCCAAACGCTTTGACAGAGACTCTGTAATGTTTACTGCTTTGGATCCATGTTCTACCTTggctattttttcctttgaattattTGTTGGTTTCTTTGCCTGtattttggcttctttcactttctGCTCACTGGTGATAGTTTCTTCAGGCTGTAATTTCCTTGCATCATCATTTGAACACAAAGTATCTTTATAATGATTTTCTTCTGAAGTATTCTTTGATGAGTCAACTTTGGTAGCATTTTGTCTTGCATCTTTAAAGGCTTGCACAGCAGCTGCAAGAAAAACAGTACATGACTTATTTCAGCATTGAAACATATAAAACATCACTGTTTTAGGACagaaattcttaaattatttGGAAACATTTAAGAGGAAAActtgaatttataattaaatatttaaaatgagataattaacaaaaaaatcttttgatttcttaaaaatataactcATGACAGGCTCAGATGCATCCATTTCTAAGCTGccaaataaaagaagaatcacCCTTTCTTCATATTTTGGAGTTACAAAGAACAGTAAAAATgtcactgaatataaataaaggaaaacgGCGACTTTAATTTCTGTATTCATAATGCATTAAATAATTTCAACTGTgctttcaaacaaaaataaatctcatCTAACCTGTGGCAAAAGTATTTAATTCTCTATATTTGATAATGCATTTAAATATTATGTGAAAtggctaaataaaaaatattatgagtTTAATCAGCATTTAGAACAGCAAATATATTCAACTTGATCATGTATATTTAAATGCACtgaatataatatacataatatgtatattatattaaaatttaagaaaaaacagatttagtttttcttcagaatcagatactttttatatttgcaggtaccttccacatttttaaatatttgaaaggaaCTCATgcttatattataaaatactcAAGAGTTAAATCATTTCATTCATACCTTTAAgcacatctatttttttcttcagaagagGGTGTACTGCTAGTCTGGCAACTGCTCTTTCAGATGCTGTAGAATCTGGCtgcaaattgaaaaaaatacatatatgggaataaaatcaaatcttttaaaattaggaaacAATTTAGTTAATAATCAATAGATAACTTATCTATGCTAAAGGTATACATCATGCTGGcaaaaaatattattactttggaacaattaaaataataatgtaatcaataaaaagtactatttacttattataataattatttttggaaCATGGACTGTTCCAGATAAATATCTGGAAATGTAGATAAtgcaacaaatatctgaaaattgaataaattttggaaacaatGTTTTCAGAATTATACTCCTCATCAAATGTGAAATAGACACCTAGGAATTaccaaatattatatatttatattttgaaagtgaGTATCACCACTGTATCCTTAGAATTTGAAACATTGCCTAATTTAAAGTCAACCTTGATAAAAATCTGATGATGACTGAATTTAAAAAGATCATACATATAttgttgttttattaatttagaaaattcataCTATTGGTTAATTGCTTTAAATATCTTATGTGAACCAACAACTTCCAAATTACTACCTCCAATTCTAACATGAGCTCAGATTCATATATTTAACTACCTACTTGATTCATTTACTTGACATATCAAGACAAaactctttgattttcttttccaaataaaccCCTTCTCCTATTGTTTCTACCATCTTAttgaactttctatttttctgagtGCTCAGCCCTAAAACTAAGGATTCTTTCACCATATTTCTTCTTCCCTCACATCTCACAATAAATCCTTTAGCAAATCTTGTGGCTCTATCTGCAAAATATATCCAGAAGCAATCACCTCTCAACATTTTTACTCTTTCTGCCTTTGACAGAATCACCAGTATCTGAAGTGAACCAAGTTAATAAGCCCATAGTGAATTGGTCTTCTTTGGATTTTGCTCTCATAGATAATGCTTAAGCCATTTCATTGCAAACTCCTCTCTACCTGGAATGTTCTACTCACAAACACATAAATAGCTGTTCATTTCATTGTATTCAGGTTCACGTTCCAAAGCTATCTCAACTAGCAAAATATTTTCCATCACTATTTACTTCACAGAACTTAACACTGTATGCCATTGCAAATATATTCATACCTACGAAACATGGTGTAGATCTGGTGACTTAACAGTGTCTGCAAGAGCAGGtactaaataaacaaatcaagCCAGTGATTAAATTTCATCATTATGTGAAACTAGAGCTACAAGCTTCAAATGTCTTTGTCCTAAAGTTATCCTTCATTGTTTTAGCCAAATATGTTGGCTTTTCTCTCCCAGTGATATAAACATATGAACACCTAAACAAAAGCAGGATAATGGCAGTTTAAAGTTATGTTCTCTTTGGAGTACTTAGCTGAATAATGTTaagtcaaaaaacttaacattattTTTTGGCCCCGCCCACGTGactcagccaatcggcctcaagagcaggtgTCAATCCTGTGCTAGGACAACCTGCTAATTGTCTCCTTAACTGAGGCTGAAGTGTCCCCACAAAATTCATGTCCACCTGGAAACTCAAAATGTGACcttgataaaaatatttgcaaagaaaattaaaatgagactATAGTATAAAAAACCAGCTTTAGTGACAGCTGCTCTAAATCCAAGAAAGTTGAATCTTGTGTatcaaggaaaaaaggaaaaaactttttagcttTTCAGTAAACATTAAGGTTTAAAATAAAAGCTCTGCTATAATAGACCTTTGTTGCCAAAGCCAATCAACATGTTAGAGAACTAAATGTGTATCCAGAATGGTGGCATTCTTTGAGATTTTTGCATTATAGAAACAGAAGAAGTGATATTTCGAATAGAAGAAGTAAATTTAATCTCAGGATTAATCCCAGaagattaaaacataaaaacaagaacaacaacaacaacaacaaaaaaaaaacaattaatgcTGATAAATGTTATACATTTCCCAGGAAATTACCCTTCACATTATAAGGGAAAAGAGGACACTCCAGGAGAAGCTTTTACATTTGACTGCTTATTTCAATGTATTTCCCCTTTGAAACTAAGTTCACTTCAAAGATAATCTGTAATATTTGAATATCAGTGTCTTTAAAAAACAAGTAAGTTAGAAAGCACCTGTTCTCATTATGTAAATTAATCtcatacattttatataagaaattctAAGAATCCTAAAGAAAtcttaattaaaatgtattcatacCCGATTGCTCAAAAACTATTGCCACTCTCAAATCCCTGCTTTAACAAAGTGCTAACATCTTTGCTGAGCtgggtatttttctttctagagATAACTATATCTTTTCATGGTAGTTATAAAAGCTGTAGAATTGACTGTCTAGTGTAAACTTGGGGTATTATTTattaatcatattatttttaaatttattcaattttatttctctgcCCCAGAAAATTGTCCCAGATG harbors:
- the Srfbp1 gene encoding serum response factor-binding protein 1 isoform X2; protein product: MEDFWKCPKRTEENKYHTELVWLSEMELVVKMRKEVKRIRVLVIRKLVRSVARLKSKKGTEDALLKNQRRAQRLLEEIHAMKELKPDMVTKSALGDDIDFEKICKKPDSTASERAVARLAVHPLLKKKIDVLKAAVQAFKDARQNATKVDSSKNTSEENHYKDTLCSNDDARKLQPEETITSEQKVKEAKIQAKKPTNNSKEKIAKVEHGSKAVNITESLSKRLGEDSVVLCQPEHTPAETKMKTLNQTKIMKVPDSSVDGNSDIEEELHEEEKVYFDDSTEERFYKQSSMSEDSDSGDDFFIGKARRTRRKESSCHSSAKEQKPLQFLPKEETHETHLNVRNDKNKPSTEARKLESVFFHSLSESKSSRRDYREQAPKSKTTPDFLENKPQTENLFKKNVPKGPTNTKQQLHLPLHPSWEASRRRKEQQSKIAVFQGKKITFDD
- the Srfbp1 gene encoding serum response factor-binding protein 1 isoform X3, whose product is MEVVKMRKEVKRIRVLVIRKLVRSVARLKSKKGTEDALLKNQRRAQRLLEEIHAMKVCNLKTTHSGPNMEEELKPDMVTKSALGDDIDFEKICKKPDSTASERAVARLAVHPLLKKKIDVLKAAVQAFKDARQNATKVDSSKNTSEENHYKDTLCSNDDARKLQPEETITSEQKVKEAKIQAKKPTNNSKEKIAKVEHGSKAVNITESLSKRLGEDSVVLCQPEHTPAETKMKTLNQTKIMKVPDSSVDGNSDIEEELHEEEKVYFDDSTEERFYKQSSMSEDSDSGDDFFIGKARRTRRKESSCHSSAKEQKPLQFLPKEETHETHLNVRNDKNKPSTEARKLESVFFHSLSESKSSRRDYREQAPKSKTTPDFLENKPQTENLFKKNVPKGPTNTKQQLHLPLHPSWEASRRRKEQQSKIAVFQGKKITFDD
- the Srfbp1 gene encoding serum response factor-binding protein 1 isoform X1, whose amino-acid sequence is MDSPSGPTTMAPPGSLNLNNEVVKMRKEVKRIRVLVIRKLVRSVARLKSKKGTEDALLKNQRRAQRLLEEIHAMKVCNLKTTHSGPNMEEELKPDMVTKSALGDDIDFEKICKKPDSTASERAVARLAVHPLLKKKIDVLKAAVQAFKDARQNATKVDSSKNTSEENHYKDTLCSNDDARKLQPEETITSEQKVKEAKIQAKKPTNNSKEKIAKVEHGSKAVNITESLSKRLGEDSVVLCQPEHTPAETKMKTLNQTKIMKVPDSSVDGNSDIEEELHEEEKVYFDDSTEERFYKQSSMSEDSDSGDDFFIGKARRTRRKESSCHSSAKEQKPLQFLPKEETHETHLNVRNDKNKPSTEARKLESVFFHSLSESKSSRRDYREQAPKSKTTPDFLENKPQTENLFKKNVPKGPTNTKQQLHLPLHPSWEASRRRKEQQSKIAVFQGKKITFDD